From a region of the Triticum aestivum cultivar Chinese Spring chromosome 7D, IWGSC CS RefSeq v2.1, whole genome shotgun sequence genome:
- the LOC123166157 gene encoding protein RDM16 has product MEIHSAPHRLMMVLGSCSILHLLLRCHLLTLFLQRYMLNSASADEVTGKSSADGTANSSSGTSSNLSLDALAKAKKALQLKKELSAKLKRLPVSEAAAKKVFVDAKVAHYWDLAVNFSEDSS; this is encoded by the exons ATGGAGATCCACAGCGCGCCGCACCGCCTAAT GATGGTGCTCGGCAGCTGCTCAATTCTGCACCTGCTGTTGCGGTGCCATCTGCTGACCCTGTTCCTTCAAAGGTATATGCTCAATTCTGCATCTGCTGACGAAGTTACTGGAAAATCTAGTGCAGATGGAACTGCAAATTCATCCTCTGGCACAAGTAGCAACTTAAGTCTTGATGCTTTAGCGAAAGCTAAAAAGGCTTTGCAACTGAAGAAGGAATTATCAGCAAAACTCAAGAGATTACCTGTG AGTGAGGCTGCTGCCAAGAAGGTGTTCGTAGATGCTAAAGTTGCACACTACTGGGACCTGGCTGTCAACTTCTCGGAAGATTCGTCTTGA